Within Microbacterium oryzae, the genomic segment CCGCCGCCGCGGGCGAAGATCTCGCGCGCGTCGACGGTCTTCACCGTGCGACCCGGGTACACCTCGGCGAGGATCTCCCGGGCACGGCCATCCGCCTCGGGCTCGCCGAAGCCGCACGCGATCACGCCATCGTTCACGACGAGGTGGTTGACGTAGCTCCAGTCGACGAAGCCCTCCTCGTCGCGCAGCGCGGCGGGCGCGGGCAGGTCGACGATCTCGAAGGGGCGGCCGGCGGCATCGGTCTCCTGTGCGAGATGCGCGCGCAGCTCGCGGGTGACGGCGTGGTCGGGATGGCCGGGGTCGCGCTGCTCGTGGAGCAGGAGGACCCCGGGGGAGGGGATCGTCGCGACGATGTCGACGTGGCCGTTCGTGCCGAACTCGTCGTAGTCGCGCGTGAGGCCGCGCGGCAGCCAGACCACGCGCGTCGCGCCGATCGTGCGGGCGAACTCGGCCTCGATCCGCTCCTTGTCGGCGTACGGGTTGCGGCGGGGGTCGAGCTGCACGGTCTCCGTGGCGAGCACGGTGCCCAGACCGTCGACGTGGATGCCGCCGCCCTCGTTCACGAGCGCGGAGCTCACGATCTCGGCGCCGACGGCGCGGCCGACGATGCGCCCGAGCTCGGCGGAGAGGCGCCACTCCGCCCAGGCGGGCGCACCCCAGCCGTTGAAGGTCCAGTCCACCGCGCCCAGCGCGCCGGGGCGGTCGTCGTCGACGACGAACGTCGGGCCCGCGTCGCGCATCCAGAACTCGTCGAGCGGCGCCTCGAGGATGTCGACGTGCGAGCCGAGCATGCGACGTGCGCGGTCGGTCTCGCTGGGATCGACGACCATCGTGACCGGCTCGAACTCCGCGACCGCGTGCGCGACCTCGGTCCAGGCGGCGTATCCGGCCGCGCGCTCGGCGTCGGTGTCGCCGAGGGTGAAGCCCTCGCGCGGGAACGCCATCCAGGTGCGCTCGTGCCGGTCGGTCTCCGCGGGCATCCGCCAGGTCATCGTCGATCCTCACTTCTATTGATCATTCGATCAATAACACGATTGTCCGGCTAGGGTGAGGACATGTCAAGCGAAGCCGCCGTCCCGCGCCGTCGCGCGGCGCGGCTCGCGCCCGCCGAGCGTCGCGCGGCCATCCGCCGCGCGGCTCGGGCGGCGGCGCTCGCCGACGGGCTCGGAGCCGTGACGCTGCGCGCGGTGGCCGCGAAGGCGGGTGTGGCTCCCGCGCTGGTGGCGCACTACGCGCCGTCGATGGAGGAGCTCGTCGCCGAGACGTTCGCGGCCATCGTGCGCGAGGAGCTCGACGAGGTGACCGCGCTCGTCGCCGACCGCGAGCCCCGGGCGGCGCTGACCGGGCTCATCCAGACCCTGCTCGCCGGCACGCGGGACGACGTGACCGCCGTGTGGGTCGAGGCCTGGGCGCTGGGGCGCCGCAATGAGTCGCTCGCCGCCGCCGTGCGCGACGAGATGGACGCCTGGGCGGGCCTTCTCGCGGCCATCATCGAGGCGGGCGTCCGGACCGGGGCCTTCCGCGTCGACGACCCGGCGGCCGCCGCGTGGCAGCTGCTGGGCATGATCGACGGCCTCAACGCGCAGGCCCTCGTGCGCTGGGGTGAGGCGTCGGAGCGCTCGGCGCTCATGCTGCGCGCCGCCGAGGGGATGCTCGGCGGCGCGCGCTGAGGGTCAGCCCTTGTGCTGCGTGCGTCCCGCCCGGCTCGGCCATCCTGCTCGAGTCGCTGGCGCGCGTCTCGCGACCCGCCCCTGACCCGCTCGGTGCGCGACTCGCCCGGCCCCGGCCGCTCGCGGAGATACGGTGAGGGGATGAGCTGTCTCACCATCTCCGCGGAGTCGCCCTCGTGATCGAGGAGCGCCCGACGGGCTACCGCGCGATCGGGTCGTTCGTCCTCATCGGGGCGCTGTCGGGATTCCTGTCCGGGCTGTTCGGCGTCGGCGGCGGCACCGTCATCGTGCCGCTCCTGGTCCTCCTGGTGTCGTTCTCGCAGCGGCTGAGCGCCGGAACGTCCTCGGCCTCGATCATCCCCACGGCCGCGGTCGGGGTGATCACCTACGCGCTGCACGGTGATGTCGACTGGGTCGCGGCGCTCCTCATCGCCGCGGGAGCGGTCGTCGGAGCGCAGATCGGCGTGCGGCTGTTGCACGCGCTGTCGGAGCCGGTGCTCCGCTGGATCTTCGTGGGCTTCCTCGTCGTCGTGATGATCAGCCTCTTCCTCATCGTCCCCTCGCGGGATGCCGAGCTCCAGCTGCACCTCCTCAGCGGCATCGGGCTCGTCGTCCTCGGGCTCGTCACGGGCATTGCATCGGGGCTCATCGGCGTCGGTGGCGGCATCGTCGTCGTGCCGGTGCTCATGCTGCTGTTCGGCATGAGCGACCTCGTCGCCAAGGGCACGTCGCTGCTCATGATGATCCCCACGTCGCTGTCCGGCACGGTGGCGAACATCCGCAAGCGCAACGTCGACATCCCCGCGGCGATCGGCGTCGGCCTCACGGCGTGCGTCACCGCCCCGCTCGGGGCCTGGGTCGCCAACCTCGTCGACCCGCGGCTGGGGAACATCCTCTTCGCGGTGTTCCTCGTCGTGATCATCGCCCAGATGACCCAGCGGGCCATCCGCGCCTCGCGTCGCGGGCGCTGAGGCGGCGCCGCCGACACCGGGGGCGCGGGGGGCATCCGGCCGGGCCGTGTCTCACCCCTGGTGGGTTCGGACGTGGGCTGGCCGCGCGGAGTGAGACACGGCGGCACGCGACCGACCGCACGCAGCGCAGCCCTCGCCCCGCCGTGTCGGCTCACGCGCCCAGCTCGCGCACGAACGCGCGCACGTGCTCGCCGAGCCGCCGGATGCGCTCGTCGCGCGCGGCCTCGCGGTCGAAACCCTCGTAGGCGAGGGGCGGGAGCTTCCGCACCGCCGCCGAGCAGCCGAAGTTCGCGCACACGAGGGTTCCGATGGTGTCGCCCTTGCGACCGGCGGGCCCGGCCTTGCGCGCGGAGAAGAACTGCACGTCGTTGGCGAGGGTCACGTCGTCGCACCACGAGCACATGGCGCGAGCGCCGACGCGCTGCTCGGCCTGGCGCAGGAGGACCGCCACCGGGCGGTCGTCGATCTCGACCACGACGTACGCGCGACGCGGCAGCTTGGGGTCGGCCCAGCCGAGGTAGTCGAGGCGGTCGAAGTCGCGCTCGGCGAAGTCGACGGGCAGGGTGAGGTCGGCGACCTCCTTGCGGGAGGCGTTGACGAAGGCAGCGCGGATGTCGCGCTCGGTGATCGGGGTCATGATGTCCGTTCGGATGGCCCGGGCTCTGCCGGCAGGGGGAAGCGGCCGCGCGGGCGGTCGCGGAGGAGGCGTCGAGGACGCACGAGAAGACGGCGCGCGGCGCGCCGGGCACGGGGCTCGCGAGAGGCGAGCGCGCTCAGCCTCTGCCGCCGACGCGGATGGCGTCGGCGACCTCCTCACGCCCGCGAGGCGGGCTCACCGGAAGGGACATGCGCGCCAGTCTAACTTCGGCCCGCCGTCGTTCAGGCCGCCCTCGTTAGGATGGCCCGGTGCCTGTGAACCCCGAACTGGTCGGCCGCGAGTTCCCGCCGACGCCCCCGTACCTGGTGGGTCGCGAGAAGGTGCGCGAGTTCGCGCGCGCCGTCTTCGCCGACGCGCCGCAGCACTCCGACCCCGAGGCCGCACGCGCCCTCGGCTACACCGACGTTGTAGCGCCGCCGACCTTCGCGATGGTCGTCCAGGACCACACCCTGCAGCAGCTGCTCGGCGAGCCCGACAGCGGCATCGCGCTCGAGCGCACGATCCACGCCGAGCAGCGGTTCCGCTACACGCGTCCGATCGTCGCGGGCGACGAGCTCACCGCTCGCCTGACCGTCACGGGCATCCGCTCGGTCGGCGCGAACGCCATGATCACGAGCGACGCCGAGATCGTCGACAGCACCGGAGCCCACGTCGTGACCGCCACGTCCGTGCTGCTCGTCGGGGGAGAGGACGCTGCGAATGTCTGACCTGACCGTGGGCGACGTCGTCGCCGAGCGCACTGTGCACCTCACGCGCGAGTCCCTCGTGCGCTACGCCGGTGCATCCGGCGACTTCAACCCGATCCACTACCGCGACGACGTGGCGGTCTCGGTCGGTCTCCCCGGCGTCCTCGCGCACGGGATGCTCACCATGGGGCTTGCCGTCGGCACGATCGCCGAGTGGCTCGGCGACACCGGCCGCATCCTCGAGTACGGCGTCCGCTTCACGCGCCCGGTCGTCGTCGATCCCGAGACCGGCGCCGACGTCTCCGTCGTCGCCAAGGTCGGGCAGCTGACCGACGACGTCGCCCGCATCGACCTCACCGTCTCACACGCCGACACCACGGTGCTCGGCAAGGCGCAGGTGCGCGTGCGGGTCGCATGAGCGAGGTCGCTCCGATCCCGTTCTCGCAGCTCACGACGCTGCGCGTCGGCGCCGCCCCCGAGCGGATGGTCGAGGCCCGCACCCGAGAGGAGCTCGTCTCCGCGCTTCGCGACGTCTGGAGCGACGACGACGAGTGGATGGTGCTGGGCGGCGGATCCAATCTGCTCGTCGGCGACGAGCCCTTCCCCGGGACCGTGATCCGCATCCTCACCAGCGGCTTCCAGCTCGTCGACGGGGCGCGCGAGGGCTTCGTGCGGCTGCGCGTCGAGGCGGGGCAGAACTGGGACGAGCTCGTCGCGTACGCCGTCGCCCACGGGCTCGCCGGCATCGAGGCGATGTCGGGCATCCCCGGCACGACCGGCGCTGCGCCCATCCAGAACGTCGGCGCGTACGGTCAGGAGATCGTGCAGACGCTCGTCGAGGTCGAGCTCATCGACGAGGCGACCGGCGAGATCTCGACCGTCCCCGCCGCCGACCTCGGACTCGGCCCGCGGACATCCGTGCTGAAGCGCCACTACGGCTCGGCGCCCGAGCGCGAGGCGGTCATCCTCTCGCTGACCCTCGAGCTCGAGAGCGTGGGCACCGGCCCGAGGCCGCTTCACGACGCACGGCTCCGTGGCGCCCTCGGTGTCGCGGACGGCGCCGAGGTGTCGCTCTCGTGGATCCGCGAGCATGTGCTGGCCATCCGCGCCGCCAAGGGCATGGTGCTCGACGACCCCGACCCCGACACGCACAGCGCGGGATCGTTCTTCCAGAACCCGATCCTGCCGGAGGCCGTCGCCCGCACGCTGCCGCCCGAGTGCCCGCGGTGGCCGGTCGAGCCCGACCTCGACCCGGTCGTCGTCATCCCGCTCGCCGCGTACGACGGCGCGCTGCCGCCCATCGTGTCGTCGCGCACCGACGTGAAGGTGCCGGCCGCGTGGCTCATCGAGCACGCGGGGATCGAGAAGGGCTTCCGACTGCCGCGCTCGCGCGCCGGCGTCTCCACGAAGCACGCCCTGGCCCTGACCAATCGCGGCGGTGCCACGGGCGGCGAGGTGGGGGAGCTCGCGCGCTTCATCCAGAGTCGCGTCGCCGCCGAATTCGGCATCGTGCTGCAGCCGGAGCCCGTGCTCGTCGGCGTCGAGCTGTAGCGGCTGACGCGGAAGGGGCCGCCGTCCGAGGACGGCGGCCGCTTTCTGCACCCGGGCTCAGGCGAAGAGCTCCTGCATGCGCTGGATGCCCTCGAGCAGCTGGTCATCGCCGAGCGCGTATGAGAGCCGAAGGTAGCCGCTCGGGCCGAAGGCCTCGCCCGGAACGACCGCGACCTCGACCTCGTCGAGGATGAGGTCGGCGAGCTCCAGCGACGTCTCGACGCGGCGGCCGCGCCATTCGCGGCCGAGGAGACCCCGGACATCCGGGTAGGCGTAGAACGCGCCGAGCGGGTTCGGCACCGTCACGCCCTCGATCTTCGACAGCTCGGCCACGATGAGGCGCCGGCGCCGGTCGAACGCCGTGCGGAACTCCTCGACCTCGGTCTGCGGGCCGCTCAGGGCGGCGATCGCCGCGCGCTGCGCGATGTTGTTGACGTTGCTCGTCAGGTGCGACTGCAGATTCGCGGCGAGCTTGATCGCATCGGCGGGCCCGACCATCCAGCCCACGCGCCAGCCGGTCATGGCGTACGTCTTGGCGACGCCGTTGAGGAGCAGCGCCTGGTTCGCGAGCTCCGGGACGGCCTCCACGATCGACACCGCGCGGGCGCCCTCGTAGACGAGGTTCTGGTAGATCTC encodes:
- a CDS encoding agmatine deiminase family protein encodes the protein MTWRMPAETDRHERTWMAFPREGFTLGDTDAERAAGYAAWTEVAHAVAEFEPVTMVVDPSETDRARRMLGSHVDILEAPLDEFWMRDAGPTFVVDDDRPGALGAVDWTFNGWGAPAWAEWRLSAELGRIVGRAVGAEIVSSALVNEGGGIHVDGLGTVLATETVQLDPRRNPYADKERIEAEFARTIGATRVVWLPRGLTRDYDEFGTNGHVDIVATIPSPGVLLLHEQRDPGHPDHAVTRELRAHLAQETDAAGRPFEIVDLPAPAALRDEEGFVDWSYVNHLVVNDGVIACGFGEPEADGRAREILAEVYPGRTVKTVDAREIFARGGGIHCITQQQPEVR
- a CDS encoding TetR/AcrR family transcriptional regulator, translated to MSSEAAVPRRRAARLAPAERRAAIRRAARAAALADGLGAVTLRAVAAKAGVAPALVAHYAPSMEELVAETFAAIVREELDEVTALVADREPRAALTGLIQTLLAGTRDDVTAVWVEAWALGRRNESLAAAVRDEMDAWAGLLAAIIEAGVRTGAFRVDDPAAAAWQLLGMIDGLNAQALVRWGEASERSALMLRAAEGMLGGAR
- a CDS encoding sulfite exporter TauE/SafE family protein; translation: MEERPTGYRAIGSFVLIGALSGFLSGLFGVGGGTVIVPLLVLLVSFSQRLSAGTSSASIIPTAAVGVITYALHGDVDWVAALLIAAGAVVGAQIGVRLLHALSEPVLRWIFVGFLVVVMISLFLIVPSRDAELQLHLLSGIGLVVLGLVTGIASGLIGVGGGIVVVPVLMLLFGMSDLVAKGTSLLMMIPTSLSGTVANIRKRNVDIPAAIGVGLTACVTAPLGAWVANLVDPRLGNILFAVFLVVIIAQMTQRAIRASRRGR
- a CDS encoding FBP domain-containing protein → MTPITERDIRAAFVNASRKEVADLTLPVDFAERDFDRLDYLGWADPKLPRRAYVVVEIDDRPVAVLLRQAEQRVGARAMCSWCDDVTLANDVQFFSARKAGPAGRKGDTIGTLVCANFGCSAAVRKLPPLAYEGFDREAARDERIRRLGEHVRAFVRELGA
- a CDS encoding FAS1-like dehydratase domain-containing protein, translated to MPVNPELVGREFPPTPPYLVGREKVREFARAVFADAPQHSDPEAARALGYTDVVAPPTFAMVVQDHTLQQLLGEPDSGIALERTIHAEQRFRYTRPIVAGDELTARLTVTGIRSVGANAMITSDAEIVDSTGAHVVTATSVLLVGGEDAANV
- a CDS encoding MaoC/PaaZ C-terminal domain-containing protein, which encodes MSDLTVGDVVAERTVHLTRESLVRYAGASGDFNPIHYRDDVAVSVGLPGVLAHGMLTMGLAVGTIAEWLGDTGRILEYGVRFTRPVVVDPETGADVSVVAKVGQLTDDVARIDLTVSHADTTVLGKAQVRVRVA
- a CDS encoding UDP-N-acetylmuramate dehydrogenase; translated protein: MSEVAPIPFSQLTTLRVGAAPERMVEARTREELVSALRDVWSDDDEWMVLGGGSNLLVGDEPFPGTVIRILTSGFQLVDGAREGFVRLRVEAGQNWDELVAYAVAHGLAGIEAMSGIPGTTGAAPIQNVGAYGQEIVQTLVEVELIDEATGEISTVPAADLGLGPRTSVLKRHYGSAPEREAVILSLTLELESVGTGPRPLHDARLRGALGVADGAEVSLSWIREHVLAIRAAKGMVLDDPDPDTHSAGSFFQNPILPEAVARTLPPECPRWPVEPDLDPVVVIPLAAYDGALPPIVSSRTDVKVPAAWLIEHAGIEKGFRLPRSRAGVSTKHALALTNRGGATGGEVGELARFIQSRVAAEFGIVLQPEPVLVGVEL